One Astyanax mexicanus isolate ESR-SI-001 chromosome 3, AstMex3_surface, whole genome shotgun sequence genomic region harbors:
- the nt5c1aa gene encoding 5'-nucleotidase, cytosolic IAa, which yields MSLDPVQVMKGQDPMALSPPPASNGDSKVSWDEKEGFCDSVGPKKPKSGPVRRARKVEGGIFFPKPENAVTIAVSSRVLFRTEKEQKVFEEKGVEEYLKYQVEHENEPFAPGPAFPFIKALESVNTRLRELYPESEELFDIVLVTYNHANVGVRLINTINHHNLFIERFCMTGGSSPIGYLKAWHTNLYLSADAEKVQEALSEGIAAATMFMPEKQIEVSETQLRVAFDGDAVLFSDESERIFKAHGLDKFFEHERENENTLLDHGPLKGFLETLGKLQKKFYAKGHRLDCPIRTYLVTARSAASSGIRALKTLRAWGLETDEALFLAGAPKGPMLEKIRPHIYFDDQMFHVEGAVEMGTIAAHVPYGIAQKYPHKKKSTNSAK from the exons ATGAGTCTTGACCCCGTGCAGGTCATGAAGGGCCAGGACCCCATGGCCCTTAGCCCTCCGCCAGCTTCTAATGGAGACAGCAAAGTGTCCTGGGATGAAAAAGAGGGCTTCTGTGACAGTGTGGGTCCCAAAAAGCCCAAATCA GGACCAGTGAGACGGGCCCGGAAGGTGGAGGGAGGCATTTTCTTT CCCAAGCCAGAGAATGCAGTGACAATAGCGGTGTCATCTCGGGTGCTGTTCCGTACAGAGAAAGAGCAGAAGGTGTTTGAGGAGAAAGGAGTGGAGGAGTATCTCAAATACCAGGTGGAACATGAGAATGAACCTTTTGCTCCTGGACCAGCGTTTCCATTTATTAAG GCCCTGGAGTCAGTTAACACAAGATTACGGGAACTGTATCCAGAGAGCGAGGAGCTTTTTGATATTGTTCTGGTGACCTACAACCACGCAAACGTAGGAGTGAGGCTTATCAACACCATCAACCACCACA ATTTGTTTATTGAGCGGTTCTGCATGACAGGAGGAAGCAGCCCCATTGGCTACCTGAAAGCGTGGCACACTAACCTGTACCTGTCAGCTGATGCAGAGAAGGTCCAGGAGGCACTGTCTGAAG GCATTGCAGCAGCAACCATGTTCATGCCAGAGAAGCAGATAGAGGTGTCAGAGACCCAGCTGAGAGTGGCCTTTGATGGAGATGCAGTTCTGTTTTCTGACGAGTCAGAACGCATATTTAAAGCTCATGGTCTGGACAAGTTTTTTGAGcatgaaagagaaaatgagaacacACTGCTGGATCAT GGTCCTCTGAAGGGTTTTCTTGAGACTCTTGGAAAGCTCCAGAAGAAGTTCTATGCTAAAGGCCACAGGTTGGACTGCCCCATTCGCACCTACTTAGTAACGGCCCGCAGTGCAGCCAGCTCGGGTATCCGTGCCCTAAAGACTCTCCGTGCCTGGGGACTGGAGACAGATGAAGCCCTGTTTCTGGCCGGGGCTCCTAAAGGCCCCATGTTGGAGAAAATACGACCCCACATTTACTTTGACGATCAGATGTTCCATGTAGAAGGAGCTGTGGAGATGGGCACCATTGCTGCACACGTGCCCTACGGCATAGCACAGAAATACCCTCATAAAAAAAAGAGCACCAACTCTGCCAAGTAG